AAGACCGCATCCGCTGCGGCAAGAGCACCGGCTTCGGCCGCTCCCCCTCCCGCCGCTTCCAGATCAACGCCGCATGGCTGGAGCTGTCCTTGGCCGCCATCGACCTGATCGCCTGGACCCAAGCTCTCCTGCTGGAGGGCGAGTTGGCCACGGCCGAACCGAAGAAACTCCGCCACCGGCTCCTGCATGCCGCCGCCCGCATCACCCACGGCGCCCGCCGCCTGCACCTACGGATCGCCGCCACCTGGCCCTGGCGTCACGACCTCGCGACCGCCTTCACCCGGCTACAGGCCCTGCCCCGGCCGGTCACCTAAAACAGCACGACGTCCCTGCCCGCCCACGAACCAAGGCCCTTCGGAGACCCCGGCCGGCGCGTCGGGTCCTTGGCTTGCCCGGCGAACGCACACGGCCAGGAAGACGTGGCCTCGGCCATCAACCCGGTGCAGCCAGACCCAACTGAAAGCCGGAGGCTACTGTCTCGTGATCCTGTTCATGGAACCTGAGGCTTCTGTGATCGTTGAGTCTGGTGTGGATCTCACCTCTGAACAGATGGCAGAACTGTGGGAGTTGGCCGGGTCGCGGGATGTTCCGGCCGATGTGGCGCTTCGCGCACGGATCGTGTTGTGGTCCGGCGAAGGACGCCGGCGCAAGGACATTGCCGAGAAGGAGCCACCCGGCGGCGTGGCCACGGAACCCGCCGACGATGGTCTCGGACGCTCGCGCGGCGGCCTGACCACCAAGCTGCACCTGGCCGTCGAGCAGCGGCAGAAACCCATGTCGATTGTTATCACGGCCGGGCAGCGGGGTGACTCCCCGCAGTTCGAGGTCGTCCTGAGCCGCGTCCGGGTTCCCCGTCTCGGGCCTGGTCGGCCGCGCACCCTGCCGCGGCGGGTCCGGGCCGACAAGGCGTACGCCTCACGTACCAATCGCGCCTACCTTCGGCGGCGCGGAATCCGCTGCACCATCCCGGATAAGACCGATCAGGCGCGCAACTGCAAGAACCGCGGCTCGCGCGGCGGCCGTCCGCCGAAGTTCGATCCGGTCGACTACCGAGAGCGCCACGCTGTCGAGTGCGGCATCAATCGCCTCAAAAGGCACCGGGCCGTAGCCACGAGATACGACAAACTCGCGGTCCGCTACGAGGCGACCGTCCTCGTTGCCGCCATCAACGAGTGGCTGTGACCAGCCACGTCACGATGCCGCCGCGTAACAGTGGATGCCCACCAACTGAGATGGGCTCCATCGTTGCTCGACTGTGGCCATCAGTTCCCAGCCCAGCCGCTCATACAGGGCCGCTGCGGCCCGCGACGTCGCGCTTCCTCCACAGCCTGGCCGATCAGGAATGCCCCGATCCCATGCCCCTGGCCTGCGGAGCGTCGAACAGCCGACTGCGGGATAAGCCGACATGTCCAACGAGACGACCGCCAAGTTGGGCGACCCAGGCCCCCAATAGAGAAGCCGAGGGCCCGAAACGACCGATCGCCCGCCGACGCGAACCGGCGGGTAATCGGTCGTGGCTTGGGGTGGTGAAGGATCAGCATCCCGCCAACGGCGAACGACCAAGCGTAGGACGCTTACAGGTCAGTCAGTAGGTATTCTTGTAGTGCGAGTCGCCAAACAACCAAGTGCCCCACTCGTAATACTTTCCCCTCGCGTCGGGAAACCATGAGGTCAGCTTGTTGTTATCGGCGACGTTGCGCCCCAGTTGGGCATCGGCATCAGTCTTCTCAGCCTTAGTCCCGGGCTGGGAGAGATCATCACCGTAGACGTGCGGGCCGACGACGTACCTGAAGTCGTGCTGAGTGCAGGCTTTGGTGTCTCCCGCTGTGACCGGGACGAGGAGCTGCACGGTCCCTGGGACGCTGCACCCGTCGGAGGCGAAGCCTCGCTGCAGCTCCTGTGCCTTCTTCTGGAGCTCCGGATTATCCTTGAAGTCGTCCTTGAAGTTCGGATCCCGCACTGCGTCCCTGACCGTGTTGAATGAATCATTGGGCATCTGTGCGAGCATCTGGTAGGAATCCGGGTCGA
The genomic region above belongs to Streptomyces sp. CG1 and contains:
- a CDS encoding DUF1353 domain-containing protein; its protein translation is MGVATAALGFTGIGLTATSAHAEDGPPAPAANSSNTSGNGSDKVDWPSKDAPGPDLDPDSYQMLAQMPNDSFNTVRDAVRDPNFKDDFKDNPELQKKAQELQRGFASDGCSVPGTVQLLVPVTAGDTKACTQHDFRYVVGPHVYGDDLSQPGTKAEKTDADAQLGRNVADNNKLTSWFPDARGKYYEWGTWLFGDSHYKNTY